One uncultured Hyphomonas sp. genomic region harbors:
- a CDS encoding acetyl-CoA C-acetyltransferase, with translation MTEAYIYDAVRTPRGKGKKSGSLHEITSLSLATQVLQAIRERNELDTSKVDDVVLGCVSPVGEQGADIARVAVLNADYAETTAGVQVDRFCASGLEACNMAASKVMTGEADMAIGGGVESMSRVPMGASGGAWSTDPQVALKTYFTPQGIGADTIATKYGFSRDDVDAFAVESQRRAAQAWKEGRFAKSIVPVKDQMGGIRLDHDEHMRPDADMQSLAGLNPSFAGMGAMGFDEVIKQRYPELENINHVHHAGNSSGIVDGASAVLFGSKEMGEALGLKPRARVKAMASIGSEPGIMLTGPTYVSQKVLKKAGMNPEDIDLYELNEAFASVVLLMMQNLNIPHDKMNVNGGAIAMGHPLGATGGMILGTMVDELERADKETALITLCVGAGMGTATIIERV, from the coding sequence ATGACTGAAGCCTATATCTACGACGCGGTCCGTACGCCGCGCGGCAAAGGCAAGAAAAGTGGTTCGTTGCACGAAATCACGTCGCTTAGCCTTGCTACGCAAGTGTTGCAGGCCATCCGTGAACGCAATGAACTCGACACGTCCAAGGTGGACGATGTCGTTCTTGGCTGTGTTTCGCCGGTTGGCGAGCAGGGGGCGGATATCGCCCGCGTTGCCGTACTGAACGCAGACTATGCCGAAACGACCGCCGGTGTTCAGGTTGACCGCTTCTGCGCGTCCGGCCTGGAAGCCTGCAACATGGCTGCCTCCAAAGTCATGACCGGTGAAGCCGACATGGCGATCGGCGGCGGTGTAGAATCCATGAGCCGCGTACCGATGGGCGCGTCCGGCGGTGCCTGGTCAACCGATCCGCAGGTTGCCCTGAAAACCTACTTCACGCCCCAGGGCATCGGTGCCGATACGATCGCCACGAAGTATGGCTTCTCGCGCGACGATGTCGACGCTTTCGCCGTCGAGAGCCAGCGCCGCGCCGCGCAGGCCTGGAAAGAAGGCCGCTTTGCGAAATCCATCGTTCCGGTGAAGGACCAGATGGGCGGTATCCGCCTGGATCACGACGAGCACATGCGTCCGGATGCGGACATGCAGTCGCTCGCCGGACTGAATCCCTCCTTTGCTGGCATGGGTGCGATGGGCTTCGACGAAGTCATCAAGCAGCGCTATCCGGAGCTGGAAAACATCAACCACGTCCACCACGCCGGCAACTCTTCCGGCATTGTGGATGGCGCCTCGGCTGTCCTGTTCGGTTCCAAGGAAATGGGTGAAGCCCTGGGTCTCAAACCGCGTGCCCGCGTCAAAGCCATGGCATCCATCGGGTCCGAGCCGGGCATCATGCTGACTGGCCCGACCTATGTGTCGCAAAAGGTCCTGAAGAAAGCCGGTATGAACCCGGAAGACATTGACCTTTATGAGCTGAACGAAGCTTTTGCCTCGGTTGTGCTGCTGATGATGCAGAACCTGAACATCCCGCACGACAAGATGAATGTGAACGGCGGCGCAATCGCCATGGGCCACCCGCTTGGGGCAACCGGCGGCATGATCCTCGGCACAATGGTCGACGAACTTGAGCGGGCCGACAAGGAAACAGCCCTGATCACGCTCTGCGTCGGTGCCGGCATGGGCACGGCAACGATCATCGAACGCGTCTAA
- a CDS encoding pyridoxamine 5'-phosphate oxidase family protein: protein MQNYAELLFTDAVKAYQEQVGMRETYERIYTNRHRGPLDDDTIAFLSGSTSFYIATTGSNGWPYIQHRGGPAGFVKILGPDMIGFADYLGNRQFITRGNLDGSDRVSLFFMDYPRRARLKMLGEARMVDAASDPELQNALAQDGQGPVERLMTIKIVARDWNCPKYILPRYTEEQVAQLIAPRLNELVEENQQLKARVAQLESGQSPATKSK from the coding sequence ATGCAGAACTATGCCGAACTCCTGTTTACCGATGCGGTAAAGGCCTACCAGGAACAGGTGGGCATGCGTGAGACATACGAACGTATCTACACCAATCGCCATAGAGGCCCTTTGGACGACGATACGATTGCATTCCTGTCAGGTTCGACCAGCTTCTACATCGCCACCACAGGCAGCAATGGGTGGCCCTATATCCAGCATCGCGGCGGCCCTGCCGGCTTTGTGAAAATCCTCGGTCCGGACATGATCGGTTTTGCGGATTATCTCGGTAATCGGCAGTTCATCACCCGCGGTAATCTCGATGGGTCAGACCGGGTGTCTCTTTTTTTCATGGACTATCCTCGCCGCGCCCGGCTGAAGATGCTCGGAGAAGCCCGGATGGTCGATGCCGCTTCAGATCCGGAACTTCAGAATGCGCTGGCTCAGGATGGGCAGGGGCCGGTTGAACGCCTGATGACGATCAAGATCGTCGCCCGAGACTGGAACTGCCCGAAATATATCCTGCCACGGTATACAGAAGAACAAGTCGCTCAGTTGATCGCCCCACGGCTCAACGAGTTGGTGGAAGAGAACCAACAGCTCAAGGCCCGGGTCGCTCAATTGGAAAGCGGGCAATCGCCTGCAACAAAGTCAAAATAA
- a CDS encoding PaaI family thioesterase, producing the protein MPDSDLIRDVFPTPSPSSTSLGFELLALDMKELTTRVRFEGRPEFCNPAGVIQGGYLVAMMDDTIGMLAGMKAGKTKLPSTVDLHTHFLRPVRKGTIEVAARLRNVGRAMVFAEAELYDSRGKEAARSTASLTLNPVLKPAKEG; encoded by the coding sequence ATGCCCGACAGCGACCTCATTCGTGATGTGTTTCCGACGCCAAGCCCGAGCTCAACCTCGCTTGGCTTCGAGCTGCTTGCGCTCGACATGAAGGAATTGACGACGCGGGTGCGCTTTGAAGGCCGGCCGGAATTCTGCAATCCGGCCGGGGTCATCCAGGGCGGCTATCTTGTCGCCATGATGGATGATACGATTGGCATGCTGGCGGGCATGAAAGCTGGCAAGACGAAACTGCCTTCGACGGTAGACCTGCATACGCATTTCCTGCGTCCCGTCCGCAAGGGGACTATCGAAGTAGCCGCCCGCCTGCGCAATGTCGGCCGGGCGATGGTGTTCGCCGAAGCTGAGCTTTACGATTCCCGCGGCAAGGAAGCTGCCCGCTCCACCGCGAGTCTCACCCTGAACCCGGTCCTGAAGCCGGCCAAGGAGGGATAA
- a CDS encoding acyl-CoA dehydrogenase family protein, which translates to MQQSPLNVPKSAWRQDDELEIFSDAVGQFFEKECAPHVPEWRKAGVVPKEVWKKAGEMGLLGASVPEEYGGAGGDFRHEAIIIEQQQWKGIDGFGITLHNAIIAPYITAYGTEEQKRRWLPGICTGDIVTAIAMTEPGAGSDLQGMKTTAKRDGDDYIINGSKTFISNGQTANLILLCVKTDPSLGAKGISIIGVETDKVEGFRRGRNLEKVGQHAADTSELFFDDVRVPASNLLGEVEGKGFIQLMQKLPQERHIIGLQGIGMIERAIHETVEYVKNRKAFGGTIFDFQNTQFKLAECKTEATVAKVFGDHCTELLLKEELDAATASMSKYWISDLQCKIIDECLQLHGGFGYMDEYPIAQMYADARVQRIYGGANEVMKMLIARTL; encoded by the coding sequence ATGCAACAGAGCCCGCTCAATGTACCCAAGTCCGCGTGGCGTCAGGACGATGAGCTTGAAATTTTCTCCGATGCGGTTGGCCAGTTCTTTGAAAAGGAATGTGCCCCGCACGTGCCGGAGTGGCGCAAGGCAGGGGTCGTTCCGAAAGAGGTCTGGAAGAAGGCGGGCGAGATGGGCCTGCTGGGCGCTTCGGTTCCGGAGGAATATGGCGGGGCAGGCGGCGACTTCCGGCACGAGGCCATAATCATTGAACAGCAGCAGTGGAAGGGAATCGACGGCTTCGGCATCACGCTGCACAATGCGATCATTGCGCCTTACATCACGGCCTATGGCACTGAGGAGCAGAAGCGCCGCTGGCTGCCGGGCATCTGCACGGGTGACATCGTTACTGCCATCGCCATGACCGAACCGGGCGCCGGGTCGGATCTTCAGGGTATGAAGACGACGGCGAAGCGTGACGGTGATGATTACATCATCAACGGTTCGAAGACCTTCATTTCAAACGGCCAGACCGCCAATCTGATCCTGCTCTGCGTCAAGACAGATCCGAGCCTGGGAGCAAAGGGCATTTCCATCATCGGCGTCGAGACCGACAAGGTGGAAGGCTTCCGCCGCGGCCGGAACCTGGAAAAAGTCGGCCAGCATGCGGCGGATACGTCGGAACTCTTCTTCGACGATGTGCGCGTGCCGGCTTCCAACCTCCTCGGCGAAGTAGAGGGCAAAGGCTTCATCCAGCTGATGCAGAAACTGCCGCAGGAGCGTCACATCATCGGTCTGCAAGGCATTGGCATGATCGAACGCGCCATCCACGAGACGGTGGAATATGTGAAAAACCGCAAAGCGTTCGGGGGCACGATTTTCGACTTCCAGAACACCCAGTTCAAGCTCGCCGAGTGCAAGACCGAAGCGACTGTTGCCAAAGTCTTTGGTGATCACTGTACGGAACTCCTCCTGAAGGAAGAGCTGGATGCCGCGACGGCCTCGATGTCCAAGTACTGGATCAGCGACCTTCAGTGCAAGATCATCGACGAGTGCCTGCAGTTGCACGGTGGGTTCGGCTATATGGACGAATATCCAATCGCCCAAATGTATGCGGACGCCCGCGTCCAGCGCATTTATGGCGGCGCGAATGAAGTCATGAAAATGCTGATCGCGAGGACCCTCTAG
- a CDS encoding acyl-CoA dehydrogenase C-terminal domain-containing protein, translated as MPRYDAPIRDMRFILQEVLQIQNYSNLPGFEEVTPDLVSAILEEGGKFAKEVLHPLNAVGDRQGCVRSDDASVKTPDGFPDAYKQLVEGGWPLLSVDPEMGGQGLPHVVNIAWTEMVSSSNMAFGMYPGLTHGAFQALMAGGSDELKAKYGPKMASAEWAGTMNLTEPQCGTDLGLIKTKAVPQPDGTYKITGQKIWISGGEQDLTDNIIHLVLARIEGGPEGIKGISLFLVPKYMVGEDGSIGERNACSCGGLEEKMGIHGNATCVMNYDGATGFLVGEEHKGMRTMFVMMNEARLGVGLQGLSQAELAYQNAADFARDRLQGRSLTGAKSPDQPADPIIVHPDVRRMLMDQKAFIEGARCFTYWTAFQADLQHKAQDEGVREKSSDYMALLTPVVKAYLTHKGYECANWALQLHGGSGFTREWGMEQIVRDCRITTIYEGTNGVQALDLVGRKLAANGGRAVFSFFSDIDEFVAANEDNEDLALFIEGLQSIKGELQEGTMWLMQNGMSDFNNAGASSHDYLHLFGLTALAYMWAQMAKVSLEHKGKEPFYEQKLATGRYFVERLLPDGAAHLAKVKTGAAPLMDLEADAF; from the coding sequence ATGCCTCGTTATGACGCCCCGATCCGCGATATGCGCTTCATTCTTCAGGAAGTGCTTCAGATCCAGAATTATTCGAACCTGCCCGGTTTCGAGGAAGTGACACCCGATCTGGTCAGCGCGATTCTTGAGGAGGGCGGCAAGTTCGCCAAGGAGGTGCTTCACCCGCTGAACGCGGTCGGCGACCGTCAGGGGTGTGTGCGTAGCGATGATGCAAGTGTGAAAACGCCGGATGGTTTCCCGGATGCCTACAAGCAGCTGGTTGAAGGTGGATGGCCGCTTCTTTCCGTGGACCCGGAAATGGGCGGGCAGGGCCTGCCGCATGTGGTGAACATCGCGTGGACCGAAATGGTCTCTTCTTCGAACATGGCGTTCGGCATGTACCCGGGGCTCACGCATGGCGCTTTCCAGGCGCTGATGGCCGGCGGCTCCGACGAACTGAAGGCCAAGTACGGCCCGAAAATGGCATCGGCTGAATGGGCCGGCACGATGAACCTGACCGAGCCGCAGTGCGGCACCGATCTCGGTCTGATCAAGACCAAGGCCGTGCCCCAGCCGGACGGCACTTATAAGATTACCGGTCAGAAGATCTGGATTTCAGGTGGGGAGCAAGACCTTACCGACAACATCATTCACCTCGTCCTGGCGCGCATCGAAGGCGGCCCGGAAGGGATCAAAGGCATCTCTCTGTTCCTGGTGCCGAAGTACATGGTTGGTGAAGACGGCTCCATCGGTGAGCGCAATGCCTGTTCCTGCGGTGGCCTCGAAGAGAAGATGGGCATCCATGGCAACGCGACTTGCGTCATGAACTATGACGGCGCGACCGGGTTCCTCGTCGGTGAGGAGCATAAAGGTATGCGCACCATGTTCGTGATGATGAACGAGGCGCGTCTGGGCGTCGGTCTGCAGGGGCTGTCGCAGGCCGAACTGGCCTACCAGAACGCAGCAGATTTTGCGCGCGATCGTTTGCAGGGGCGGTCCCTGACGGGTGCCAAGTCGCCAGACCAGCCCGCTGACCCGATCATCGTGCACCCGGATGTGCGCCGCATGCTAATGGATCAGAAAGCCTTCATCGAGGGCGCGCGCTGTTTCACCTACTGGACGGCCTTCCAGGCAGATCTCCAGCACAAGGCGCAGGATGAGGGCGTGCGCGAGAAGTCTTCGGACTATATGGCGCTGCTGACGCCGGTTGTGAAAGCCTACCTCACACACAAGGGCTATGAGTGCGCCAACTGGGCGCTGCAGCTGCATGGCGGCTCTGGCTTCACCCGGGAGTGGGGCATGGAGCAGATCGTGCGCGACTGCCGGATCACCACGATCTATGAAGGCACGAACGGCGTTCAGGCGCTGGACCTTGTTGGCCGCAAGCTCGCCGCCAATGGCGGGCGTGCCGTGTTCTCCTTCTTCTCTGACATTGATGAGTTCGTCGCGGCGAACGAAGACAATGAAGATCTGGCGCTGTTCATCGAAGGTCTGCAGTCCATCAAGGGCGAGCTGCAGGAGGGCACGATGTGGCTGATGCAGAACGGTATGTCGGATTTCAACAATGCCGGCGCATCCAGCCATGACTATCTGCACCTGTTTGGCCTGACCGCCCTGGCTTACATGTGGGCGCAGATGGCCAAGGTGTCTCTGGAGCATAAAGGCAAAGAGCCGTTCTACGAGCAAAAACTGGCAACGGGCCGCTACTTCGTTGAGCGTCTTCTGCCGGATGGTGCTGCGCATCTCGCGAAAGTGAAGACGGGTGCGGCGCCTCTGATGGATCTGGAAGCCGACGCCTTTTGA
- a CDS encoding MerR family DNA-binding transcriptional regulator, with the protein MSHKHPSISAADSRTYTISELAREFGVTPRALRFYEDKDMLHPARDGMMRVYSNRDRARLTIIVRLKRLGLPLADIREILDLYALNDGKRAQTRMMLEKFRKQVKELEIQREDIDTALGELRKGIVWLEGLVDQVGPTEEGKRQAAAYEAVARRQLDEV; encoded by the coding sequence ATGTCACACAAGCATCCCTCGATTTCCGCTGCAGATTCCCGCACCTACACGATCTCTGAACTCGCCCGGGAGTTCGGGGTGACACCGCGAGCTCTGCGTTTCTATGAAGACAAAGACATGCTGCACCCGGCGCGTGACGGCATGATGCGGGTCTATTCGAACCGTGACCGTGCCCGGCTGACGATCATTGTCCGCCTGAAGCGTCTTGGTTTGCCGCTGGCTGACATTCGCGAGATCCTCGATCTCTACGCGCTGAATGACGGCAAGCGGGCGCAGACGCGCATGATGCTGGAGAAGTTCCGCAAGCAGGTGAAAGAGCTGGAGATCCAGCGCGAAGACATCGACACCGCGCTCGGCGAACTCCGTAAAGGCATCGTCTGGCTGGAAGGCCTGGTCGATCAGGTTGGTCCGACCGAAGAAGGCAAGCGCCAGGCCGCCGCTTATGAGGCCGTGGCACGACGCCAGCTTGACGAAGTCTGA
- a CDS encoding peptidoglycan-binding protein codes for MSQSGTGAAKGIDQRAREAAREAARSEGLTLGEYLDRLMKTPAGGPQPNEVPAPSDAHRPRPDSKDELLERLTRRIEATEARSAMAITSMDHTIHDLVGRLEDTQQTTAAIAGHVEGVIDQLRETHDALKQKVRRLEEDDSQQENLEALKALESALGKLASHVYEENELAEQETQAIKGRVESGFMDIIERVESMETRVESSRTETAEQIKQGVEQAALRAAGVARQVSERVDGLETEVHERLAALSDREERLEATETRVEAIETDVSSALDSLDMRFDQIQNRLTRAETTTDSALKNLESTVSGLDERIGDVASKMDPDLADRLRSEFESRLEDVMSSVRETVDSVRQELAEEIARTATNAGEEAIAEMKDTLGGMQERLEASEERQAGAIEKVSEQVGALNDTFDTRLREVEERSDAAAGEAVREEIERLGKTVSDRIDELAEDLTQRVNDSESRSAEAIEQIGDQVAAATNRLQTRQSEAIKTLAEQVDENRRKADERLSDALAGVTERLEQMQSQANESLSPVQKAIAMLASRLDSLEDDTQSTGGPVDLDAVPASLANVDDDPLSDSQFEAFEDAEDLDTFEDFDTFNAFADLETADEPDTDVVPVVTLPEAAEAAPDVQPAAEPSSDTAEDAMGVAFEDDAEYSLPTEEEDDTETFEAGIESWNAEPEQDVPHETADSFDDDFDAIRAAVEGLSFATQEAEAEILTEETTAAADEESTDEAGFEDDLDLLAEEDDDFIDPLEALAGLEDLDEAHTEARESDIFDDEEFEALDLPAADAPELEPEAAADAETKVEDDKELDADTADYLTRARKAAMAASFGKSTAQTVSASGRPVVRMTSGGGVSRMPLIAAASAVAVAGVAAGGYLYIRGKQDAPVQAAPASTYVDPGATEMAEPAPDMTAPAAPVDEASVADMEEDLFGEPETPAGPAQYAPVPPVVTVQASAAAGNYIAQYQLAQEKLTAGDYADGAALMRKAAQKGLPIAQYALAKLHERGTGVPKDLSLAREWTEKAAMGGNVKAMHDLAVFMAEGEGGEQTYAGAVEWFRKGAEYGVVDSQYNLGVLYEQGLGISPNLTESLFWFDVANRNGDGGAPAKIAQLMERVSPEAAAQARSRAASWQPATANAIANGRFGAQPWNLGNPLQIQAIQKALNALGYAAGTPDGIMGNGTATAIREYQISNNLPVTGTVTEDLIDTLNAGATAG; via the coding sequence ATGAGTCAGTCAGGCACAGGAGCCGCGAAGGGGATCGACCAGCGCGCCCGCGAAGCCGCCAGAGAGGCCGCCCGTTCGGAAGGCCTGACGCTGGGCGAGTACCTCGATCGGCTGATGAAGACCCCTGCCGGCGGCCCTCAACCGAATGAAGTGCCCGCTCCGTCGGACGCACACCGCCCTCGTCCGGATTCCAAAGATGAATTGCTGGAGCGGCTGACCCGCCGGATCGAAGCCACCGAAGCCCGTTCGGCCATGGCCATTACCAGCATGGATCACACGATCCACGATCTGGTCGGCCGGTTGGAAGACACCCAGCAAACCACCGCGGCCATTGCGGGGCATGTCGAAGGTGTGATCGACCAGCTGCGGGAAACTCATGACGCCCTGAAACAAAAGGTGCGCCGGCTGGAAGAGGACGACTCCCAGCAGGAAAATCTGGAAGCGCTCAAGGCGCTGGAAAGTGCGCTCGGCAAACTCGCCAGCCATGTGTACGAAGAAAACGAGCTGGCAGAGCAGGAAACGCAGGCCATCAAAGGCCGTGTCGAATCCGGCTTCATGGACATCATCGAACGCGTCGAGTCCATGGAGACGCGCGTCGAGAGCAGCCGGACGGAAACCGCCGAACAGATAAAACAGGGCGTGGAGCAAGCCGCCCTCCGCGCCGCAGGGGTCGCGCGCCAGGTTTCTGAGCGTGTGGATGGGCTCGAAACCGAGGTGCATGAGCGCCTCGCTGCGCTGAGCGACCGCGAAGAGCGCCTCGAAGCGACCGAAACGCGCGTGGAAGCGATCGAAACAGACGTATCGAGCGCGCTCGACTCGCTCGATATGCGCTTCGACCAGATCCAGAACAGGCTGACGCGCGCGGAAACCACGACCGATTCTGCGCTCAAGAATCTGGAATCAACCGTGTCCGGCCTCGACGAACGGATCGGTGACGTGGCCAGCAAGATGGATCCTGATCTTGCCGACCGCCTGCGCAGCGAGTTTGAGTCCCGCCTGGAAGACGTGATGTCCTCCGTCCGCGAGACGGTGGATTCGGTCCGCCAGGAACTGGCAGAAGAGATCGCGCGCACGGCAACGAATGCCGGTGAAGAGGCGATCGCTGAAATGAAGGACACGCTCGGCGGCATGCAGGAGCGGCTGGAAGCCAGCGAGGAACGCCAGGCAGGCGCGATCGAGAAAGTGTCGGAACAGGTCGGCGCCCTCAACGACACTTTCGATACCCGTCTGCGTGAAGTCGAAGAACGCAGCGACGCCGCTGCCGGTGAAGCGGTTCGTGAGGAAATCGAACGCCTGGGCAAAACTGTCAGCGACAGAATCGATGAGCTGGCCGAGGATCTGACCCAACGCGTCAACGACAGCGAGTCGCGCAGCGCCGAGGCGATCGAACAGATCGGCGACCAGGTTGCCGCTGCCACCAACCGCCTGCAGACCCGTCAGAGCGAAGCAATCAAAACGCTTGCAGAGCAGGTTGACGAGAACCGCCGCAAAGCAGACGAGCGCCTGTCCGATGCCCTGGCAGGTGTGACCGAACGCCTGGAACAGATGCAGTCGCAGGCGAATGAGTCGCTCTCCCCGGTTCAGAAAGCCATTGCGATGCTGGCGTCCCGGCTGGACAGCCTGGAGGATGACACTCAGTCGACCGGCGGCCCTGTCGACCTGGATGCCGTTCCGGCAAGCCTGGCAAACGTCGATGATGATCCGTTATCGGACAGCCAGTTCGAGGCCTTTGAAGATGCCGAAGATCTCGACACCTTCGAGGACTTCGACACATTCAATGCGTTTGCAGACCTGGAGACAGCAGACGAACCAGACACCGATGTTGTCCCCGTGGTCACGCTGCCTGAGGCGGCAGAAGCAGCTCCTGACGTTCAGCCTGCTGCAGAACCTTCATCCGATACGGCTGAAGACGCCATGGGCGTTGCGTTCGAAGATGACGCTGAGTACTCGCTTCCGACCGAAGAGGAAGACGACACCGAAACCTTCGAGGCGGGCATCGAGTCCTGGAATGCCGAACCGGAACAGGACGTACCGCACGAAACAGCTGACTCTTTTGATGACGATTTTGATGCCATCCGCGCGGCCGTCGAAGGGCTGAGCTTTGCGACACAGGAAGCAGAAGCCGAAATCCTCACCGAGGAGACGACTGCGGCGGCCGATGAAGAAAGCACAGACGAGGCCGGTTTTGAGGACGATCTCGACCTGCTTGCGGAAGAAGACGATGATTTCATCGACCCGCTGGAGGCTCTGGCCGGACTGGAAGATCTCGACGAAGCACACACTGAAGCGCGCGAATCCGACATCTTCGACGATGAGGAATTCGAGGCGCTGGACCTGCCGGCTGCCGACGCGCCTGAGCTGGAACCTGAGGCTGCTGCGGACGCAGAAACCAAGGTTGAAGACGACAAGGAACTCGACGCTGACACCGCGGACTATCTGACCCGCGCGCGTAAAGCCGCCATGGCGGCCAGCTTCGGCAAGAGTACCGCCCAGACCGTCAGCGCTTCAGGACGTCCGGTGGTCCGGATGACATCCGGTGGCGGGGTCAGCCGCATGCCTCTGATTGCTGCCGCATCTGCCGTCGCCGTCGCCGGTGTCGCAGCTGGCGGCTATCTCTACATCCGGGGCAAACAGGACGCGCCGGTGCAGGCCGCACCGGCTAGCACTTATGTCGATCCGGGCGCGACCGAGATGGCCGAACCTGCCCCCGACATGACAGCGCCCGCGGCACCTGTGGATGAGGCATCCGTCGCGGACATGGAAGAAGACCTGTTCGGCGAACCGGAAACTCCGGCCGGTCCGGCCCAGTACGCACCGGTACCGCCGGTTGTGACCGTGCAGGCCTCGGCCGCCGCCGGAAACTATATCGCCCAGTACCAGCTGGCGCAGGAGAAGCTAACAGCCGGTGACTATGCCGATGGCGCCGCCCTCATGCGCAAAGCCGCCCAGAAAGGCCTGCCGATTGCCCAATACGCGCTCGCCAAGCTGCATGAGCGCGGAACCGGCGTTCCGAAGGATCTCTCGCTCGCGCGGGAATGGACGGAAAAGGCCGCCATGGGCGGGAACGTCAAAGCCATGCACGATCTTGCCGTCTTCATGGCCGAGGGCGAAGGCGGTGAACAGACCTATGCCGGTGCTGTGGAGTGGTTCCGCAAGGGCGCCGAATATGGCGTGGTCGACAGCCAGTACAATCTCGGCGTCCTTTATGAGCAAGGTCTCGGCATCAGCCCGAACCTGACCGAATCCCTGTTCTGGTTCGACGTCGCCAACCGCAATGGCGATGGCGGCGCACCGGCCAAGATTGCGCAACTCATGGAACGCGTCTCACCGGAAGCTGCTGCACAGGCCCGCAGCCGGGCGGCGAGCTGGCAACCCGCTACGGCAAATGCGATTGCCAATGGCCGCTTCGGTGCCCAGCCATGGAATTTGGGTAATCCGCTCCAGATCCAGGCCATCCAGAAGGCGCTGAATGCCCTGGGCTACGCTGCCGGCACACCGGACGGCATCATGGGGAATGGAACGGCGACCGCGATCCGTGAATATCAGATCTCCAACAACCTGCCCGTTACCGGCACGGTCACCGAAGATCTGATCGATACGCTGAACGCTGGCGCAACGGCCGGCTGA
- a CDS encoding amidohydrolase family protein, which translates to MIRKLVAGAAIAAVAAFGASADTYVIEGKKVWTGTDAGTIENGIVVIRNGTIMAVGPSTMAKPEGAEVISAEWVTPGLISAFSRTGIIEVDAEDSTNDAVAAMSGFSASLNAADGFNPDDTAVDVSRIGGVTRVAVAPQPSTNLFAGQGFIADTSGAQDTDLEEKAFTFITLGEGGAGLAGGSRPAAWAQLRAAFDDARAYPARYLAGGEGDVLSRRDAEALAPAARGRQLILIDARSATDLNAVMDLAESNRNLKFAILGADEGWRVADRLAELKIPVIVDGFANLPASFSQLAATQENAARLDAAGVPVAIVNLDDSTHLARLMTQIAGNAVANGMDWDDAMKALTVTPAEIYGLSGYGILAPGAHADVVVWDGDPLEVTTNADAVFIDGEPQEMRSRQTELRDRYLSLDKEDRPYAYVKP; encoded by the coding sequence ATGATCCGCAAGCTGGTGGCAGGTGCGGCAATCGCCGCTGTGGCAGCGTTTGGCGCTTCGGCAGATACTTATGTGATCGAAGGCAAAAAGGTCTGGACCGGCACCGATGCCGGTACAATCGAGAACGGGATCGTTGTCATTCGCAATGGCACGATCATGGCGGTTGGCCCGTCGACGATGGCCAAGCCTGAAGGCGCTGAGGTGATCAGCGCGGAATGGGTAACGCCCGGACTGATCTCGGCCTTTTCAAGAACCGGCATTATCGAAGTGGACGCCGAGGATTCGACCAATGACGCCGTGGCGGCCATGTCCGGTTTCTCTGCGTCTCTGAATGCCGCGGATGGCTTCAATCCGGATGACACGGCAGTGGATGTCAGCCGCATCGGCGGGGTGACGCGCGTCGCGGTTGCGCCGCAGCCATCGACAAACCTGTTTGCGGGTCAGGGTTTCATTGCGGACACCAGCGGTGCTCAGGACACAGACCTGGAAGAAAAAGCTTTCACCTTCATCACGCTCGGTGAAGGCGGGGCAGGGCTTGCCGGTGGATCGCGCCCGGCGGCCTGGGCGCAATTACGGGCTGCCTTCGATGATGCCCGGGCCTATCCGGCGCGCTATCTTGCGGGCGGGGAAGGCGATGTCCTTTCACGCCGCGATGCCGAGGCGCTTGCTCCGGCAGCCCGCGGGCGACAGCTGATTCTGATCGATGCCCGAAGCGCCACGGACCTGAACGCCGTGATGGACCTTGCAGAGTCGAACCGGAATCTGAAGTTCGCGATCCTGGGAGCGGACGAAGGTTGGCGCGTCGCAGACCGGCTCGCCGAGCTCAAGATTCCCGTCATTGTCGACGGCTTTGCCAACCTTCCTGCCAGCTTCTCGCAGCTTGCCGCCACGCAGGAGAATGCAGCCCGTCTCGACGCAGCCGGCGTTCCGGTGGCGATCGTCAATCTTGATGACTCCACACATCTGGCCCGTCTCATGACCCAGATTGCCGGCAATGCCGTTGCGAATGGCATGGACTGGGACGATGCCATGAAGGCGCTTACCGTAACCCCGGCAGAGATCTACGGTCTGTCCGGCTACGGCATTCTTGCGCCGGGCGCACATGCCGATGTCGTGGTGTGGGATGGCGACCCTCTGGAAGTCACCACCAATGCCGATGCGGTGTTCATCGATGGTGAGCCGCAGGAAATGCGTTCACGGCAGACAGAACTGCGTGACCGGTATCTGTCGCTCGACAAGGAAGACCGCCCCTACGCCTATGTCAAGCCGTAA